The Thiothrix subterranea genome has a segment encoding these proteins:
- a CDS encoding F0F1 ATP synthase subunit epsilon: MAMTFHLDVVTAEQSLFSGMVEEVIAPGAMGDLGIMPRHSQLISKLRAGELQYKTTEGAMASLFVSGGVLEVQPHVVTVLADTGMRAEDLDEAAAREAMKQATDALQGKDPEDLDYEAIQSELEAAKAQIEMLHRIGKARGH; the protein is encoded by the coding sequence ATGGCGATGACATTTCATTTGGACGTAGTGACGGCAGAACAATCGTTGTTCTCCGGCATGGTCGAAGAAGTGATTGCACCGGGTGCAATGGGTGACTTAGGCATTATGCCGCGTCACTCGCAGTTGATTTCCAAGCTGCGTGCAGGCGAATTGCAGTACAAAACCACCGAAGGCGCGATGGCATCGCTGTTCGTCTCTGGCGGTGTACTGGAAGTTCAGCCACACGTTGTGACGGTATTGGCTGACACCGGGATGCGTGCGGAAGACCTCGATGAGGCTGCCGCCCGCGAAGCGATGAAGCAAGCTACCGACGCGCTGCAAGGCAAAGACCCGGAAGACCTCGATTATGAGGCGATCCAATCTGAGCTGGAAGCGGCGAAGGCGCAGATCGAAATGCTGCACCGGATTGGTAAAGCACGCGGTCACTGA
- a CDS encoding amidase domain-containing protein gives MKKVTSLLFLVLSLSSLAVQAESYLPVMAKTYAINHVNTPYGSGNTKNPFPDLYGNAQVDAGNCTNFANQSISGGLLNTSSPVALNKSLIAGKFPKTIRSEWFFTKNSVSDASQSVAWRGAQGMFVYSRGATSTSGNSGRGLRMAYVTRTAWNNGGLLPLDPKLIKVGDIIFADFDFKYGQAAVQHTMIVTATKPEGWFDWTQASKYNN, from the coding sequence ATGAAAAAGGTTACTAGTTTGTTGTTTCTTGTGCTGTCTTTGTCGAGTCTTGCAGTGCAAGCAGAATCTTATCTTCCAGTAATGGCTAAAACTTATGCTATTAACCATGTCAATACTCCTTATGGATCAGGAAATACAAAAAATCCCTTTCCTGATCTCTACGGAAATGCTCAAGTAGATGCAGGAAATTGCACTAACTTTGCCAATCAATCCATTAGTGGTGGACTTCTGAATACGAGTAGTCCCGTAGCTCTCAATAAGTCATTGATCGCTGGTAAGTTTCCAAAAACCATTCGGAGCGAATGGTTTTTCACAAAAAATTCTGTATCTGATGCCAGCCAATCAGTTGCTTGGCGTGGTGCGCAAGGTATGTTCGTGTATTCTCGAGGCGCAACTTCAACTTCCGGTAATTCTGGAAGAGGATTGAGAATGGCATATGTTACAAGGACAGCTTGGAATAATGGAGGTTTATTGCCTCTTGATCCAAAATTGATAAAAGTCGGTGACATAATTTTTGCAGATTTTGACTTTAAGTATGGTCAAGCGGCAGTACAGCATACGATGATTGTTACAGCAACCAAGCCGGAAGGCTGGTTTGATTGGACGCAAGCATCTAAGTATAATAACTGA
- a CDS encoding IS701 family transposase, translated as MNQNRLDLYTDYLSVTFGYATATGLSQMLDGQVSHDAISRFLSERDYTSKDLWKQVKSLVREVESDDGVLIIDDTVEEKPHMDENDLICWHYDHCLGRNIKGINLVNCLYHANDTSIPVAFELVRKPLRYCDLKTRQEKRCSDITKNEQMRAMIDATIQNQVKFSWILTDIWFASSENMEHIKQTRHKDFIMALKSNRLVALSEAARKEKRYTRLDQLEWSEQHAVTGWLKGLNFPVRLVRQVFTNKDGSSGILYLVCSKLDAEWDEITSLYQKRWKVEVFHKSLKSNAAFAKSPAHTPRTQANHLFASIVAVFKMECLTVRKKLNHFALKAKLYRKAIKAAFEELLAFRATA; from the coding sequence ATGAACCAGAACCGCCTAGACCTCTACACCGACTACCTGAGCGTGACGTTTGGTTACGCCACGGCGACAGGCTTATCTCAAATGCTGGATGGTCAAGTCAGCCATGATGCGATCAGCCGCTTCCTGTCCGAACGCGACTACACCTCGAAAGACCTTTGGAAACAGGTCAAAAGTCTCGTCCGTGAGGTTGAATCGGATGATGGGGTTCTCATCATTGATGACACGGTGGAAGAAAAGCCCCATATGGACGAAAACGACCTGATTTGCTGGCATTATGACCACTGCCTAGGACGGAACATCAAGGGCATCAATTTAGTGAACTGCCTCTACCACGCGAACGACACCTCCATTCCGGTTGCGTTTGAACTGGTACGTAAACCACTGCGTTATTGTGACCTCAAAACCCGGCAAGAAAAGCGGTGCAGTGACATCACCAAGAATGAACAGATGCGGGCTATGATTGATGCCACTATCCAGAATCAGGTGAAATTTTCATGGATTCTGACAGACATCTGGTTCGCATCCAGCGAAAACATGGAACACATCAAGCAAACCCGGCACAAGGACTTCATCATGGCACTGAAAAGCAATCGGCTGGTGGCCTTGAGCGAAGCTGCTCGCAAGGAAAAACGTTACACCCGGCTCGACCAACTGGAATGGTCAGAACAACACGCCGTCACGGGCTGGCTGAAGGGGCTGAATTTCCCCGTCAGGCTTGTCCGGCAAGTCTTTACAAACAAGGATGGCAGCAGCGGCATTTTGTATCTGGTCTGTAGCAAGCTGGACGCTGAGTGGGACGAAATCACCTCACTCTACCAAAAACGGTGGAAAGTGGAGGTCTTTCACAAATCGCTCAAGTCCAATGCCGCCTTTGCCAAGTCGCCTGCCCACACACCCAGGACACAAGCCAACCATCTATTTGCCTCGATTGTTGCCGTGTTCAAGATGGAATGTTTGACTGTGAGGAAAAAACTTAACCACTTTGCCCTCAAAGCAAAACTCTACCGCAAAGCCATCAAGGCGGCTTTTGAGGAGTTGCTCGCTTTTCGGGCTACTGCGTAA
- a CDS encoding F0F1 ATP synthase subunit epsilon encodes MAMTFHLDVVTAEQSLFSGMVEEVIAPGAMGDLGIMPRHSQLISKLRAGELQYKTTEGAMASLFVSGGVLEVQPHVVTVLADTGMRAEDLDEAAAREAMKQATDALQGKDPEDLDYEAIQTELESAKAQIEMLHRIGKARGH; translated from the coding sequence ATGGCGATGACATTTCATTTGGACGTAGTGACGGCAGAACAATCGTTGTTCTCCGGCATGGTCGAAGAAGTGATTGCACCGGGTGCAATGGGTGACTTAGGCATTATGCCGCGTCACTCGCAGTTGATTTCCAAGCTGCGTGCAGGCGAATTGCAGTACAAAACCACCGAAGGCGCGATGGCATCGCTGTTCGTCTCCGGCGGTGTACTGGAAGTTCAGCCACACGTGGTGACAGTATTGGCTGACACCGGGATGCGTGCGGAAGACCTCGATGAGGCAGCCGCCCGCGAAGCGATGAAGCAAGCCACCGACGCGCTGCAAGGCAAAGACCCGGAAGACCTCGATTATGAGGCGATCCAGACTGAGCTAGAGTCAGCGAAGGCGCAGATCGAAATGCTGCACCGGATTGGTAAAGCACGCGGTCACTGA
- a CDS encoding NgoBV family restriction endonuclease — protein MDAYTRSLFVHPDRLDANHLVFGYDLEGESLRVVDFWVKKIWEMAGESSKNILSLQVKQNIPVNIRPKDWRTRDASFGNRRQFVEALDAALKKFYPERYHGGNWLKQVATGYQAKTGIPL, from the coding sequence ATTGATGCTTATACCCGCTCCTTGTTCGTACACCCTGATAGACTGGATGCTAATCATTTAGTATTTGGGTATGACTTGGAAGGAGAATCTCTTCGAGTAGTGGATTTTTGGGTTAAGAAGATTTGGGAAATGGCGGGGGAGTCATCAAAAAACATTCTAAGTCTTCAAGTTAAACAAAACATTCCTGTGAATATTCGCCCTAAAGATTGGCGTACTCGTGATGCTTCTTTTGGTAATCGGCGACAATTTGTCGAAGCATTGGATGCGGCTCTCAAGAAATTCTATCCTGAACGTTATCACGGTGGTAACTGGTTGAAGCAGGTAGCGACGGGATACCAAGCAAAAACAGGTATCCCGCTATAA
- the dcm gene encoding DNA (cytosine-5-)-methyltransferase: MNIVKKLRFIDLFAGMGGFRLGFETACTTQGVTSECVFTSEIKPHAVKVYTDNFPDSRIHGDITQIPADEIPDFDVMLAGFPCQAFSCAGKRYGFADTRGTLFFEVERILDAKRPAAFILENVEGLVGHDKENNTDSIGRTLSVILEKLQLLDYHVTWRVLDAKHFGLAQTRKRIFIVGTKTQTINLHDFPQKIVALQDVLETDKPCMNTKLTQLLLSHFKLDELQGKSIKDKRGGKENIHSWDIGLKGEVSDAQKELLNLILLYRRNKKWAAAKGITWMDGMPLTANEIRTFYQHPHLQTLLDDLVQKNYLKYEHPKDIVTVTENGTSKRIRLPRQDVEKGYNIVAGKLSYEINKVLDPKTTTPTLVATDLDRIVVPDTQGLRKLTLVEQCRLFGFPDHFQLNVADTLAHDLFGNTVPVATVEAVAERVILEGILGKISTQTPIVSPKNQPCYHQLALIA; this comes from the coding sequence ATGAACATCGTGAAGAAACTTCGTTTTATTGACCTATTTGCTGGTATGGGTGGTTTTCGGCTTGGCTTTGAAACAGCTTGCACTACACAAGGCGTAACTTCAGAATGTGTGTTCACCTCCGAAATAAAACCCCATGCGGTAAAGGTCTATACCGATAACTTCCCTGACAGCCGCATTCACGGTGACATTACCCAGATTCCAGCCGATGAAATACCTGATTTTGATGTGATGTTAGCGGGTTTTCCCTGTCAAGCCTTCAGTTGTGCAGGAAAACGTTATGGCTTTGCCGATACACGCGGCACCTTATTTTTTGAAGTCGAACGCATCTTAGACGCTAAACGTCCCGCCGCCTTTATCCTAGAAAATGTAGAAGGCTTAGTCGGTCATGATAAAGAAAATAATACTGACAGCATTGGGCGCACCCTCAGTGTTATTCTGGAAAAACTCCAATTACTGGATTACCACGTCACATGGCGAGTCTTGGATGCTAAACATTTCGGATTAGCACAAACACGTAAACGCATTTTTATCGTTGGCACAAAAACACAAACGATTAATCTACACGATTTCCCACAAAAAATAGTTGCACTACAGGATGTTCTGGAAACAGACAAGCCGTGTATGAACACTAAGCTCACCCAGTTATTACTCTCGCATTTCAAGCTGGATGAATTGCAAGGTAAATCCATTAAAGATAAGCGTGGTGGTAAAGAGAACATTCATAGCTGGGATATTGGTTTAAAAGGCGAGGTGAGTGATGCCCAAAAAGAGCTACTAAACCTTATTTTGCTGTATCGCCGTAACAAAAAATGGGCGGCTGCTAAAGGCATTACATGGATGGATGGAATGCCACTGACAGCAAATGAAATCAGAACATTTTACCAACACCCTCACTTGCAAACGCTGTTAGATGACTTGGTGCAAAAAAATTACCTAAAATATGAACACCCTAAAGACATTGTGACCGTCACTGAAAATGGCACAAGCAAAAGAATCCGCCTACCACGGCAAGATGTAGAAAAAGGTTACAATATTGTAGCAGGAAAATTAAGCTATGAAATCAATAAGGTGCTTGATCCTAAAACTACGACACCAACCTTGGTTGCTACTGATCTTGATAGAATCGTCGTACCGGATACGCAAGGGTTACGAAAATTAACCTTAGTTGAGCAGTGCCGCTTGTTTGGATTTCCTGATCATTTCCAGCTCAATGTGGCTGATACTTTAGCACATGACTTATTTGGTAATACCGTGCCTGTTGCTACTGTTGAAGCCGTTGCGGAGCGCGTCATTCTGGAAGGTATTTTGGGTAAAATCAGCACTCAGACTCCTATCGTATCACCTAAAAATCAGCCTTGTTATCATCAATTGGCTTTAATTGCTTAA
- a CDS encoding DUF1840 domain-containing protein codes for MIRFTSPAAASVSMFEKDAKALIRLMGHSGTIPSAIRAEDVETALQHLEAALKAQAAQTESPAKQPTEEAEAPVISLNVRAYPLLELLKAAIAKQKNVMWEQDKAFF; via the coding sequence ATGATCCGCTTCACCAGCCCCGCCGCCGCCAGTGTTTCCATGTTTGAAAAGGATGCGAAAGCCCTGATTCGTCTAATGGGGCATAGTGGCACGATTCCCAGCGCCATCCGTGCCGAAGACGTAGAAACAGCGCTGCAACACCTCGAAGCTGCCTTAAAAGCACAAGCAGCACAAACGGAATCTCCCGCCAAACAACCAACAGAGGAAGCCGAAGCGCCAGTGATCAGCCTCAATGTCCGCGCTTACCCCTTGTTAGAATTGCTGAAAGCTGCCATCGCTAAGCAGAAAAATGTGATGTGGGAACAAGATAAAGCCTTTTTCTAA
- the speA gene encoding biosynthetic arginine decarboxylase, with translation MYTHNTWNIEAARRLYSIQHWGDGYFDINAAGNVAMCVPGNPAQQVDLHALAMRVHNEDGMRFPLLVRFVNVLHDRVQRLQGAFNQAIADCGQSSQYTAIYPIKVNQQRSVVQEILKGGGTQVGLEAGSKPELMAVLGSAPTGSTIICNGYKDREYLRLALIGRQMGHRIFIVVEKPSELAETLEEATKLGIEPLLGIRTRLYTLGKGKWQNTGGEKSKFGLSAAQALHMIEQLQAAGKLDCLQLLHFHMGSQIANIQDIQRGMREASRYFAELHRLGANIRVVDVGGGLGVDYDGSRSRNECSINYSLQEYANTIVRSVQDVCEEYELPFPDFISESGRGLSAHHAVLITNVIDTDPEQPEAQPTLSEPDDDDPMILHNLFRLYHNRKRLPPSEIYHDAAYWLDDAHGMYAHGSIDLNQRARAEEFHRAICRKLLSQPELFEALEPEIQTSLQEKLADKYFCNFSLFQSMPDAWAIEQIFPIMPLHRLQENPDRRVTMQDLTCDSDGTVSTYVESGRLASTLALHSLQKDQPYLLGIFMVGAYQEILGDLHNLFGDTDSINVELLPDGSYKLSEPERGDTIDELLRYVHFEPKDLLAQCRRKLAAAVDDSERQKMLLREIEAGLIGYTYLED, from the coding sequence ATGTATACCCACAACACTTGGAACATTGAAGCCGCCCGTCGCCTATACAGCATCCAGCATTGGGGGGATGGCTATTTCGACATAAATGCCGCTGGCAATGTCGCCATGTGCGTCCCCGGCAACCCAGCGCAGCAAGTCGATTTGCACGCCCTCGCGATGCGCGTCCATAACGAAGACGGAATGCGTTTCCCGCTATTGGTACGTTTCGTCAATGTCTTGCACGATCGGGTGCAACGCTTGCAGGGGGCATTCAACCAAGCGATTGCCGATTGCGGGCAAAGTAGCCAGTACACCGCGATTTACCCCATCAAAGTCAACCAGCAACGCAGCGTGGTGCAGGAAATCCTCAAAGGCGGCGGCACACAAGTCGGCTTGGAAGCAGGCAGCAAACCCGAACTCATGGCAGTGCTCGGTTCAGCGCCGACGGGCAGCACCATTATCTGCAACGGCTACAAAGACCGCGAATACCTGCGCCTCGCCTTGATCGGGCGGCAAATGGGACACCGCATTTTCATCGTGGTGGAAAAACCCTCGGAACTCGCCGAAACACTCGAAGAAGCCACTAAACTTGGCATTGAGCCATTACTCGGCATCCGCACCCGCCTGTATACCCTCGGCAAAGGCAAATGGCAAAACACCGGCGGCGAGAAATCCAAATTCGGGCTTTCCGCCGCACAAGCCTTGCACATGATTGAGCAATTGCAAGCCGCCGGGAAACTCGATTGCCTGCAATTGCTGCACTTTCACATGGGGTCGCAGATTGCCAATATTCAGGACATTCAACGCGGAATGCGCGAAGCCAGCCGTTATTTTGCGGAATTGCATCGCTTGGGGGCCAATATTCGCGTGGTCGATGTCGGCGGCGGGTTGGGCGTGGATTACGACGGCTCCCGTTCGCGCAACGAATGCTCGATCAACTACAGCTTGCAGGAATACGCTAATACCATCGTGCGCAGCGTGCAGGACGTGTGCGAAGAATACGAACTGCCGTTTCCCGATTTCATCTCCGAATCCGGGCGAGGTTTAAGCGCCCATCACGCGGTATTAATCACCAACGTCATCGACACTGACCCCGAACAGCCGGAAGCGCAGCCGACGCTGAGTGAGCCGGATGATGATGACCCGATGATTTTGCACAATCTGTTCCGCTTGTATCACAACCGTAAGCGCTTGCCGCCCTCGGAAATCTACCACGACGCGGCGTATTGGCTGGATGATGCCCACGGCATGTACGCGCACGGTTCGATCGACCTCAACCAGCGGGCTAGGGCGGAAGAATTCCATCGTGCAATTTGCCGCAAATTGCTCAGCCAGCCGGAATTATTTGAAGCCTTAGAGCCAGAAATTCAAACCAGCTTGCAGGAAAAGTTGGCAGATAAGTATTTCTGCAATTTCTCGCTGTTCCAGTCCATGCCGGATGCCTGGGCGATTGAGCAGATTTTCCCGATTATGCCGCTGCACCGCTTGCAGGAAAACCCGGATCGGCGCGTCACCATGCAAGATTTAACTTGCGATTCCGACGGCACGGTGTCGACTTATGTGGAAAGTGGGCGCTTGGCAAGCACGTTGGCGCTGCATTCGTTGCAAAAAGATCAGCCGTATTTGCTGGGCATTTTCATGGTGGGCGCGTATCAGGAAATCCTCGGCGATTTGCATAATCTGTTTGGTGACACCGATTCCATCAACGTGGAATTGTTGCCGGATGGCAGTTACAAGCTATCTGAACCGGAGCGTGGTGACACGATTGATGAGTTGTTGCGCTACGTGCATTTCGAGCCGAAAGATTTGCTGGCGCAATGCCGCCGCAAACTCGCCGCCGCCGTTGACGATTCTGAGCGCCAAAAAATGCTATTGCGTGAAATAGAAGCAGGTTTAATCGGTTATACTTACCTCGAAGATTAA
- a CDS encoding YcgL domain-containing protein, whose protein sequence is MQCYVYRSRRKQGSFLFLPERDNFERVPEVLLKIFGVPEFSFEFFLDDERQLQFNIAVSEVRRVMQENGFFLQLPPNEETRWLNS, encoded by the coding sequence ATGCAATGCTACGTTTACCGCAGTCGGCGCAAACAGGGATCTTTTCTGTTCCTGCCGGAAAGGGATAATTTTGAGCGAGTTCCTGAGGTTTTATTGAAGATTTTTGGCGTGCCTGAATTTTCGTTCGAGTTTTTTCTGGATGATGAACGCCAGTTGCAATTTAACATTGCTGTCAGCGAAGTGCGGCGCGTGATGCAGGAGAATGGGTTTTTCTTACAATTGCCGCCGAATGAAGAGACAAGATGGCTCAATTCGTGA
- a CDS encoding lecithin retinol acyltransferase family protein: protein MTTIEISPQPSDHLISPRIGYFHHGIYIGDGKVIHYSGLAEDFKAGPVEETSLEAFAGGHGFTIRNYTTQRFRGQAVIERARSRLGEKLYCVYSNNCEHFCQWCINDSHESNQVHHGTLAATGTVAGITGVAARGVALATTAGTIGVASTAGLGLLSSLPALGVAYGFNSTVLKDSPVFDDTEREARNVGRTATYVGATVGTTGCIAAVSASGTVVGLSGSGIAAGLSAIGGGSLAGGAALTVAAPIVTAAALGYGTYKLIKYFKTKY, encoded by the coding sequence ATGACAACGATAGAAATCAGCCCACAACCAAGCGATCATTTAATTTCTCCACGCATTGGCTATTTTCATCATGGAATTTATATCGGTGATGGAAAGGTCATTCATTATTCGGGGCTTGCCGAAGATTTCAAAGCTGGCCCCGTAGAAGAAACCAGTTTAGAGGCATTTGCGGGTGGACATGGATTCACCATAAGAAATTACACAACTCAACGGTTTAGAGGACAAGCAGTCATTGAACGCGCCCGCTCTCGGTTAGGGGAAAAACTGTATTGCGTATACTCCAACAATTGCGAACATTTCTGTCAATGGTGTATCAATGATTCTCATGAAAGCAACCAAGTACATCACGGAACATTAGCAGCAACTGGTACAGTAGCTGGCATAACAGGCGTAGCCGCCCGTGGTGTCGCCCTTGCCACTACAGCAGGAACAATTGGAGTAGCTAGTACGGCTGGCTTGGGTTTATTAAGCAGCTTACCCGCACTCGGCGTAGCTTACGGTTTTAATAGCACCGTATTAAAAGACAGCCCTGTATTTGATGATACTGAACGGGAAGCACGCAATGTAGGCAGAACAGCAACGTATGTTGGTGCAACTGTTGGTACTACCGGTTGCATTGCAGCAGTCAGTGCTAGTGGTACAGTAGTCGGATTAAGTGGTTCAGGCATTGCTGCGGGTCTAAGCGCCATAGGCGGTGGCAGCCTTGCAGGTGGTGCGGCACTCACTGTAGCAGCCCCTATCGTTACGGCGGCGGCACTAGGGTATGGTACTTATAAACTTATAAAATATTTCAAAACCAAGTACTAA
- a CDS encoding dynamin family protein — MKNLDWKTTSQLYAAKLSSAIDLQRHALHLSNLPQAQQAGVKQEQIDNLKKAGKIAEKQKIRLEKNEFRIAVVGLEKAGKSTFINAWLEYDLLPANTERCTFTTTQIYSVKDDSEQRFETEPKIISDFNHYKDELIEQAESLDKSAAQKAKNDLDVIETHQKTLQEVLEEGKQSFRFTDFTELKPTLKKYVADERYAHAMREARLYTSKLAAIDGVVFYDVPGLDSGLSKHIEESKEMLSDCDAIILVQRRDISLKAYEQDLIRFGESGDPYLKLADKLFVFWGQIDLQPSLKVLNEDWQKLLKIWEAEGIPAKRIIRGSAGAHLVLNDFDIPKIGTSEQVREKMAQLTNINANDIEKLKQATGITELKNNIKNYLDSERTILLEKRCNSIITDIVNTSQDIYKAVGQHYPEDPEQAKRRQEQDNTVDFQDWWKARWKKTQGDVNKITKAYIDDKSNDIFEKFLGTYKQSIQQRMETIPSRQPDERQIIFNKNSIPVFDATQSNFAWREALYQETRKILEIISDNMATGLVEEAHSLMDDIKKELWNTTEVERRLINNKRDYKDKLERSFNTLFMRFARPIVEILIRKPVGSEARNAIFDSLDADSRIIDNYIKTDEPALKRVGRYATHGFKLFTNPNLRTEILGASVTATRFVLRRNFLANIALDIFDENFEGDDAATLSTYDQLILEVESDLQALEHFLLQGVFDAAGFKVFREQELAKLRDDFLEKDSTWSGVAINEWKDSNPLLLQELPIHLRTQTFDTEVSNRLHQLGIALRNSLAK, encoded by the coding sequence ATGAAAAATTTAGATTGGAAAACAACATCGCAACTTTATGCTGCCAAATTAAGTTCTGCTATTGATCTGCAACGCCATGCTTTGCATTTATCAAATTTACCACAAGCACAACAAGCAGGGGTCAAACAAGAACAAATTGATAATTTAAAAAAAGCAGGTAAAATTGCCGAAAAGCAAAAAATACGTTTAGAAAAAAATGAATTTCGTATTGCTGTTGTCGGACTAGAAAAAGCTGGGAAAAGTACTTTTATTAATGCATGGCTAGAATACGATTTACTACCTGCTAACACAGAACGTTGTACATTCACAACCACACAAATATATTCAGTGAAAGATGACTCAGAACAGCGCTTTGAAACTGAACCAAAAATCATAAGTGATTTTAATCATTACAAAGACGAGCTGATCGAACAAGCAGAGAGTCTTGACAAAAGTGCAGCTCAAAAAGCTAAAAATGATCTAGATGTTATTGAAACTCATCAAAAAACACTACAAGAAGTTCTTGAGGAGGGAAAACAATCTTTTCGTTTTACTGATTTCACAGAATTAAAACCAACGCTGAAAAAATATGTAGCCGATGAACGCTATGCTCATGCGATGCGTGAAGCACGTTTATATACCAGCAAACTAGCGGCAATAGATGGCGTTGTCTTTTATGATGTTCCAGGATTAGACTCTGGCTTATCCAAACATATTGAAGAATCTAAGGAAATGCTGTCCGATTGTGATGCTATTATTTTAGTACAAAGACGCGACATCAGCCTTAAAGCTTATGAGCAAGATTTAATTCGCTTTGGAGAAAGTGGAGATCCCTATTTAAAACTAGCTGATAAATTATTTGTTTTCTGGGGACAAATTGATCTACAACCCTCACTCAAAGTACTTAACGAAGATTGGCAGAAACTTTTAAAAATATGGGAGGCAGAAGGCATTCCAGCCAAACGGATTATTCGTGGTTCTGCTGGCGCTCATTTAGTTCTGAATGATTTTGATATTCCTAAGATTGGAACATCTGAACAAGTACGTGAGAAGATGGCGCAGCTAACCAATATTAACGCAAATGACATTGAAAAGCTAAAACAAGCCACAGGGATTACTGAGTTAAAAAACAACATAAAGAACTATTTAGACTCAGAACGAACAATCTTATTAGAAAAACGTTGCAATAGCATCATTACTGATATTGTTAATACTTCTCAAGATATATACAAAGCCGTAGGTCAACATTATCCTGAAGATCCTGAGCAGGCTAAACGTCGACAAGAACAAGATAATACCGTTGATTTTCAAGATTGGTGGAAAGCTCGTTGGAAAAAAACGCAGGGCGATGTCAATAAGATCACAAAGGCTTATATTGACGATAAAAGTAACGATATTTTCGAAAAATTCTTGGGTACTTATAAGCAAAGTATACAACAACGAATGGAGACGATACCATCACGACAACCTGATGAACGTCAAATTATCTTTAATAAAAATAGCATACCTGTTTTTGATGCAACACAAAGCAATTTTGCATGGCGTGAGGCGCTTTACCAAGAAACTCGCAAAATTTTAGAAATAATCTCTGATAATATGGCCACAGGCTTAGTAGAAGAAGCGCATTCATTAATGGATGATATAAAAAAAGAATTATGGAATACCACTGAAGTAGAACGCCGATTAATTAATAATAAACGAGACTATAAAGACAAACTCGAACGTTCATTTAATACACTATTTATGCGCTTCGCTAGACCTATTGTGGAAATACTCATTCGAAAACCCGTTGGTAGTGAAGCACGCAATGCAATTTTTGACAGCTTAGATGCTGACAGTCGGATTATTGATAATTACATTAAGACAGATGAACCTGCACTTAAAAGGGTTGGGCGTTATGCCACTCATGGCTTTAAATTATTTACAAATCCTAATTTACGTACAGAAATATTAGGTGCGTCCGTTACAGCTACAAGATTTGTACTCCGCCGTAATTTTCTCGCCAATATTGCCCTCGATATTTTTGATGAAAATTTTGAGGGCGATGATGCAGCAACATTATCAACATATGATCAATTAATTCTCGAAGTTGAATCAGATTTACAAGCATTAGAACATTTTTTGTTACAAGGTGTCTTTGATGCCGCTGGCTTTAAAGTATTCCGAGAACAAGAGTTAGCAAAATTGCGTGATGACTTTCTTGAAAAAGACAGCACGTGGAGTGGTGTAGCCATCAATGAATGGAAAGACAGCAACCCATTGCTGCTGCAAGAGCTTCCCATTCACTTACGTACACAAACTTTTGATACTGAGGTGAGTAATAGACTACATCAGTTAGGCATTGCTTTAAGAAATTCATTAGCTAAATAA